The Thalassospira sp. TSL5-1 genome contains the following window.
CATCGAGTATCAGCGTTACGCGGTTCTTGCCCTGGTAACGCTTCTGGCGGTTGTATCGCTGCTGTGTGTGCCGTTTAGTGCCTGGTTCTGGCTGCCTGCCATTGTGTTTGGGGCGCTGGTGCTGGTGGGTATCCATGATTTGCGCCAGTCGCGCCATTCGATCCTGCGTAACTATCCGGTAAGCGGCCATATCCGCTTTATTCTGGAAAGTTTCCGCCCGGAAATCCGCCAATATATGATCGAAAGCGACCATGACGAGGTGCCGTTCAGCCGTCAGTCGCGCGGGCTGGTCTATCAGCGCGCCAAGGGGGCGGAGGATAAACGGCCCTTTGGCACCATCGAAAATGTCTATGCCTCGGGCTATGCCTGGCTGACCCATTCCGTCTCGCCCACCGTGCTCCCGGACAAGGATTTTCGTGTGCGCGTGGGCGGTTCGCAATGCAAACAGCCCTATGATGCCAGCCTGTATAATATCTCCGCCATGAGCTTTGGTGCCCTGTCGGGCAATGCCATTTTGGCGCTGAACAAGGGGGCAAAAAAGGGGGGCTTTGCCCATGATACCGGCGAAGGCAGTATTAGCCGTTATCACCGCCAGGGTGGGGGTGATCTGATTTATCAGGTGGCATCGGGTTATTTTGGCTGTCGTAATGAGGACGGGACTTTTTCGGCAGAAAAATTCGCCGAAACGGCTGCTGACCCCCAGGTCAAAATGATCGAGGTGAAGCTAAGCCAGGGGGCGAAGCCCGGGCATGGCGGCATGTTGCCCGCTGCCAAAATTACCGAGGAAATTGCCGAGGCGCGGGGCATTCCAATGGGGATGGATTGTATTTCCCCTGCTGCCCATCGCACCTTTTCAACCCCCATTGGATTGATGGAATTTATTGGTCAGTTGCGGGATCTTTCCGGTGGCAAGCCGGTGGGATTCAAGCTGTGTATCGGCCATCGCCGGGAATTTATGTGCATCGTCAAGGCGATGTTAAAAACCGGTATTCTGCCCGATTTTATTGTTGTCGATGGCAAGGAAGGCGGTACAGGGGCCGCCCCGGTGGAATTTGCCAACCGGGTGGGGATGCCGATGCACGAAGGCCTGACTTTTGTGCATAACGCCCTGCGCGGAGCAGGCATTCGTAACGAGATCAAAATTGGCGCGGCGGGCAAAATCGTTTCGGCCTTTGATATTGCCCAGGTCCTGGCCCTGGGGGCGGACTGGTGCAATGCGGCGCGTGGCTTTATGTTTGCGCTGGGCTGTATTCAGGCGCAGTCCTGCCATACCAACAAATGCCCGGTCGGTATTGCCACCCAGGACCCGGTCCGCCAGCGTGCGGTGGATGTGGGCGATAAAAGCGAGCGTGTGGCCCGTTTCCACCATAATACCATGCACGCCCTGGCCGAAATTACCGGGGCAGCGGGGCTGAGTGACCCGCGCAATTTTATGCCATATCATTTCATGTTCCGGCAAAAGGATAATGAATTCCTTGATGGCAATGAAATGTATCCCTATTTGCCGGAGGGTTTTTTGGTCTCGGGCCCGGAAATACCGGAATTGTCGGACTGGCACAGCCGCTGGGACCGTTCATTCGCCGAAACCTTTGCCCCGTCCGAAATTCCGTTCGGGCCGTTTAAAAAGCGCGAAATGGTGCATAGTACCTGAGTGATAAACATATATGATCGAGGTAGGAAATGGTTCTGCCTGCCTCGATACTGCTGTGTGTCGTTTTAAGATTTTATATTGGGCCTTTTGGATTAACTTCCGACAGGGTCGATAATCATAAGGGTACCATGACTTCCCTTTGATACCGCGTGGGGAATGCCTGCAAGTGCCAAATACATTTCGCCTTCGGAAACTTTTATTTCCTCACCTTTAACATTCAAAAACATTTCGCCGCTAATGACAATCAAGGCTTCGTTATAGTCGTGTGTTTCGTCAGGAATTTGTTGTTCGTCCATTTTAAGGATTTTGATATTACAGTTTCCGGACTGCCCAATAATGCTGGATTTCCAAAAGTGAGGCAGGTTTTGCGCTGTGTTATTAAGATTTATGTGAGTCATTGAAGATATTCCTGTATTGGTTTTTTTGTGCAACAATAATTATTTTTAAATTAGGTAAAATAAAAACGTTTTTAGGTTATGGATTTATGTTCTGATAGAGGCTTTTGTGGAGATTTTTTATCTCACACATTTCTATTATTCGTGTATTATTATGACTCCAGCGGACAAAATACTTGAAGCTATGTCTTCATCTAGGGGCATTGTGACGTGTCAAAAGCCCTTGTAGCACACCGCCCGGCCAGGAACCACGCACAATGCCAGTCCCCACCCCTGGAATGGCGGCAGTTAAGGCCTTGAAGCCTCAAAGAGTGCCGGAATGAAAATTGATCACGCCATCACGTAACGTCAGAAGGGTATAAATAGCCCCGTTGTCACACCCCGTCCGGCAATCGCTACAACCCGAATGCAGTTTTAATACGCCGGGTGGAAACATTTGCCAGGGTGGTACTTCGGCTTTCATCCTCAAAGGCGACAAGGGCGGACTGCCCCACCCGATTGATCCAGAACCGGTTCAGTAGCGCAAGCTGGCTTGCGGGTAACGGGCCAAATCGCGAGGTTTCAATGCCGATAAGGGATGTTTGCATATCGGGGGATGGCGCAGGGGAAAACTGGCAGGTGATACTATGCGCAAAGACAGGTGCACCCGTGCCCAAAATGGGAAGATTATCGGAAAGCGCACTGTTATTCGCGCGGTGATAGGCGATGCTATCAGGCAGGATTTGGTAGATCAGCGTGACGCGATTATTTGCGACATCCATATCGGGCCAGGTTAGCAAGCGAAAGCGCAGACCAGCATTTTCAACGCCCGGCAGGGCAACGCGGCAGATATCGACTTTGTATATATCGTGTTTTTCGCAGCCCGCCAGAAGTGGCGCCAGCAACAGCCCCGGCAAAATCTGCCAGCCCCTGATCATCCATCCCCGCCCCATATCGCACCCTATTTTTGAGGATAGGATATGATGCAATCTTTGCGGGAATTGTCAAAGGGGGAAACCGCAGCGGCTGCAAAAATGTCTTAATGTTGCCCTGCTTTGCCAGACAAAATAATGTTATTAAAAGGACATAGAGTAGGCAGGTGGCTCTCCTGGAACGGCGGGGCTTCTGCTGTCATAACCGCAAAACAAATGCAAAAAGGATCTCCTGTGGCAGACGTTATCGATTACGAAATCATCGGCAGTGAAATGCAGTTGGTCGAAATTGAACTCGATCCCGGTGAAGGGGTGCGCGCCGAGGCGGGGGCCATGATGTATATGGGTCACGGCATTACCATGCAGACCAATACTGGCGGTGGCCTGTTTTCCGGTTTCAAACGCATGCTGACGGGCGAAAGCTTTTTTATTACCAGTTTTGTCCATGAAGGCAGTGGCAAGGCCCATGTTGCCTTTGCCGCCCCTTATCCGGGCAAGGTGATTGATCTTAATCTGCGCGATTTTGGCGGGACTATCCTGTGCCAGAAGGATGGCTTTTTATGCGCCGCAGCAGGCATCGATATTGATATCGCCTTTTCCAAGCGCCTTGGTGCAGGCCTGTTTGGTGGTGAAGGCTTTATTTTGCAGCGACTGACCGGTGATGGCATGGCCTTTGTTCATGCCGGTGGCACCATTGTGCGCAAGGATTTGCAACCGGGCCAGCGCCTGCGGGTGGATACCGGTGCCCTTGTTGCCCTGACCGACAGTGTCGATTATTCCGTTGATTTTGTCGGCGGGTTCCGCAATGCGCTGTTTGGCGGCGAGGGGCTGTTTATTACCACCCTGGAAGGGCCGGGCACCGTGTGGCTGCAAAGCCTGCCTTTTGCCCGTCTGGCAGACCGCATTGCCTCTGCCCTGCCCAAGGACCGCAACAAGGATTGATTTTAAGTCTGACGGAACATGCCAGCCGCCGCCCGCCATGTGCCGGGTGGCGGTTTTGTTTTATCAAGGGGCGGGACCGTATGTGTTTTAAAGCCTTTTGTCCCCGTTTCTGTCCTTATTGGCGAAGGCAAAGCGGCTGGCATTGCCATCGGCGATCATGTCGCAGGCCCAGTTGGTAAAGGCCGTAACCTGGCTTTGCCGGTGCGGGGCGGTGCGCGATGTCAGGACATAGCCGCGCTCGGATGGCAGGGTAATGTTGCTGGCCGGGACAAGTTGCCCGCTTTGTAAATGCTGCTCTAACAACCCCGTCCAGCCCAGCGCCACACCCTGCCCGGAAAGCGCGGCAGATAACACCAGCAAATAGGTATTAAAGCGATGCCCGCCAAGCGGCCCAGTGGGGATGTGCCCGGCGATGCGCAGCCAGCTTTCCCAGTTAAACCAGCGATTTTCAATTTCGCTATCCAGATGCAACAGCGGCATTTTGCACAGATCCGCCGGTGTTTGGGCCACGCCATATTGTGCCAGAAAGGCCGGGCTGCAAACCGGAGTCACCCGTTCGGCCAGCAGCAATATCCCCTGCGGCCCGCAATGGCCGAAGGAAAGTTCGACATCAATATTGGCATCCATCCCGAAACGCCCGGTCTGATTGGTGACAATATTAACCTCAATATCGGGAAAACGGGCGGTGAAATCGGCCAGATGCGGCATCAGGATGAAGGAGGCAAAGGCAAAATCCGTCCCCACACTGATACGGGTTTTGCGCCGGGTACGGATGGTTTCCACCGTCTGGTCAATGTGCCCAAAGGCCGCGCTGACACTGTCATAAAGCTCCTGTCCTGCACGGGTCAGGGCGACACCACGATGCAAACGGCGAAATAGCGGCTGGTTAAGTTGCTCTTCTAACAGGGTTATCTGATGGCTAACCGCAGGCTGGCCAATGCCCAGTTCCTGGGCCGCACGGGTAAAACTGCCGCAGCGTGCAGCCGCTTCAAAGGCAATCAGGGCATGGGGCGAGCGGATGTTTCCATATTTCATGCCATCAATATTATTGATGCCAGTGATGAATACAAGCGGTCTTCACAAGAACCCTTCAAATGTTAAACAGCAACAATAATGCAGGGCACACCAGGCCGTTGCGGCGGTTGGCAGCTTGTTCATGCTGCCATACCTGTCATTCATTTAATCAGGGGGATATACGCGATGACGTCGTCAAAGCCGATGAATATTCTGTTTGTCATGGCCGACCAGTTGGCCGCGCGCTGCATGCCGCTTTATGGGCATAAGGTGGTCAAAACCCCGAACCTGGATGCGCTGGCGGAAAATGCCGTGGTATTTGATTCCGCCTATACCAACAGCCCGCTTTGCGCCCCCTCGCGCTTTTGTCTGATGACCGGCCAGCTTCCCGGCCGGATCGAGGCCTATGACAATGCCTCCGACCTTGCATCCGATATTCCCACCCTGGCGCATTATGTGCGCCATGCCGATTATCGTACCGCTTTGGCCGGGAAAATGCACTTTTGCGGGGCGGATCAGCTTCATGGTTATGAAGACCGGTTAACGGCGGATATTTATCCTGCCGATTATGGCTGGTATTGTGATTGGGACAATTTCGACACCCGGCCAACATGGTATCATAATATGGGCTCTGTCACTCAGGCCGGGCCGGTTTATCGCTCCAATCAGCTTGATTTCGATGATGAAACCGTCTTTGAAGCCCGGCGTTATTTATACGACGTTGCCCGCAGCCAGCGCCATGATGACCGGCCGTTTTTCCTGACGGTTTCCTTCACCCACCCGCACGATCCCTATAACGCGCGGCCTGAATTCTGGAACATGTATGACGGGGTTGATATTGATCCGCCCCATGTCACCCTGAACCCCGAAGACCTCGACCCGCATTCGCGCCGCCTGCGCCATGTGTATAATCTGGACCAGCAACCCGTCACCGATGAAGATGTGCTCACGGCACGCCGGGCCTATTATGCCTCCATCAGCTATGTTGATTGTCTGGTGGGGGCGTTAATGCGCACCCTGCGCGAAACCGGCATGGCCGATAATACGCTGGTTATTTTCAGTGGCGATCATGGCGACATGCTGGGCGAACGCGGCATGTGGTATAAAATGTCGTGGTATGAGCCCTCCGCCCGGGTGCCGCTGTTTTTTGCCTTTCCCGGTGCGCGGGGGCAAAAGCGTGTGTCACAGTCGGTTTCCCTGATCGATATTTTGCCTACCCTGCGCGATATTGTGGGTGATGAAGCCGTGCCAGCGCCCGCCAGCCCGATTGATGGCCGCAGCCTGATGCCCCATATCAGCGGTACAGGCGGCCATGACGAAGTGATTGGCGAATATTGTGGCGAAGGCGCCCTGTCGCCCATCATCATGATCCGGCGCGGGGCATATAAATACATCGCCTCGCAAACCGACCCGGACATGCTGTTTGATCTGGCGAACGATCCCGATGAGCTTCATGACCTGATCAATGATCCCGAACACCACAAAATCCGCGATGCCTTCCGCGCCGAACTGGCCGAAAACTGGGATTTGGAAACTTTCCGTAAAAAGGTGATCGACAGCCAGAAACGCCGCAAACTGGTTTACGAAGCCCTGACCCGGGGCCGCATCACAAGCTGGGATCACCAGCCGACCCGCGATACCTCCAACATGTATATGCGCAACCATAAAGACCTTGACGATGTTGAGGCTGATGCCCGCCTGAATGTGCCGGGTTTTTATAAACCCAAAGCCGCCGGATAATCGGCGCAGCGTGCCGTCGCCCGCTATTTGAATAACCGCCGCTGAAATAAACCGCCTGCGGTTGCGTGGGCGGTTTATTGTGTGAGGTTTTTCTTCGATCACACCATATTTGGTGTGCGAAATTTGAAGGTAATTATCTATAATATAGCTGTTATTCGTTTCGTGTTTGGGAAAAGTGAAATGTATGCTGCGAACGGCTTGCCTTGGCACTTGTCACTAATTCGCTATGTTTTTTTGATTTTTACAAACAGGTGTTTGTGCATTTTCCTGTCCATTTCGACGTTATTAATCTCATACGGATTTGATGTGTATTTCGGTGAGCCGAACTATTTTTCTAGATGTTCGGGGATTTTGACGGTGTTGGGACTGGTTCTCACAATTAAGCATAGTTATCTTTCCAATATCCGAGATCTAAATAGTTTAATATCTAGCTCGTTTAAAGAAGCTGAATGTACTCCGTCGGCCAAAGAAATGGCGGAAAATCCAGACACGATGCGAATCCTGTATTCGCGTGCCACGGACGAAGGACTTGGCTTGATCTTGATTGTGGTTGGAACGCTTTTCGCTGTTGTCGGGCCGTCGATACCCCTTGTTTCGATCAGTTTTCCCGGGTGATTACCCGCACCTGAATTAAATTCCTGAGGTACGAGGCTTTGGATTTTTGCGCCGGGGTACGAAAAGGTAATACCAATTTGCAATGTGACGTCGTAGGGTGGGCAAAATGCCGGGCAGGCAAGCCTTGCCCAAATTCATCTATACGAGGAACGTCATGTCGGATCATCATTATGAACGGGCCGTGGTACCGGCCAGCCTGATTGAAACCTTGCGCGAAAAATTTGGCGACCGTGTTTCAACGGCCCAGGCGGTTTTGGATCAGCACGGCAAGGATGAAGGCTGGCACGATGCGTCCCCGCCCGATGCCGTTGTTTTCGCCACCTCGACCGAAGA
Protein-coding sequences here:
- a CDS encoding FMN-binding glutamate synthase family protein — protein: MKFVIEYQRYAVLALVTLLAVVSLLCVPFSAWFWLPAIVFGALVLVGIHDLRQSRHSILRNYPVSGHIRFILESFRPEIRQYMIESDHDEVPFSRQSRGLVYQRAKGAEDKRPFGTIENVYASGYAWLTHSVSPTVLPDKDFRVRVGGSQCKQPYDASLYNISAMSFGALSGNAILALNKGAKKGGFAHDTGEGSISRYHRQGGGDLIYQVASGYFGCRNEDGTFSAEKFAETAADPQVKMIEVKLSQGAKPGHGGMLPAAKITEEIAEARGIPMGMDCISPAAHRTFSTPIGLMEFIGQLRDLSGGKPVGFKLCIGHRREFMCIVKAMLKTGILPDFIVVDGKEGGTGAAPVEFANRVGMPMHEGLTFVHNALRGAGIRNEIKIGAAGKIVSAFDIAQVLALGADWCNAARGFMFALGCIQAQSCHTNKCPVGIATQDPVRQRAVDVGDKSERVARFHHNTMHALAEITGAAGLSDPRNFMPYHFMFRQKDNEFLDGNEMYPYLPEGFLVSGPEIPELSDWHSRWDRSFAETFAPSEIPFGPFKKREMVHST
- a CDS encoding cupin domain-containing protein — its product is MTHINLNNTAQNLPHFWKSSIIGQSGNCNIKILKMDEQQIPDETHDYNEALIVISGEMFLNVKGEEIKVSEGEMYLALAGIPHAVSKGSHGTLMIIDPVGS
- a CDS encoding TIGR00266 family protein, whose translation is MADVIDYEIIGSEMQLVEIELDPGEGVRAEAGAMMYMGHGITMQTNTGGGLFSGFKRMLTGESFFITSFVHEGSGKAHVAFAAPYPGKVIDLNLRDFGGTILCQKDGFLCAAAGIDIDIAFSKRLGAGLFGGEGFILQRLTGDGMAFVHAGGTIVRKDLQPGQRLRVDTGALVALTDSVDYSVDFVGGFRNALFGGEGLFITTLEGPGTVWLQSLPFARLADRIASALPKDRNKD
- a CDS encoding LysR substrate-binding domain-containing protein, translated to MKYGNIRSPHALIAFEAAARCGSFTRAAQELGIGQPAVSHQITLLEEQLNQPLFRRLHRGVALTRAGQELYDSVSAAFGHIDQTVETIRTRRKTRISVGTDFAFASFILMPHLADFTARFPDIEVNIVTNQTGRFGMDANIDVELSFGHCGPQGILLLAERVTPVCSPAFLAQYGVAQTPADLCKMPLLHLDSEIENRWFNWESWLRIAGHIPTGPLGGHRFNTYLLVLSAALSGQGVALGWTGLLEQHLQSGQLVPASNITLPSERGYVLTSRTAPHRQSQVTAFTNWACDMIADGNASRFAFANKDRNGDKRL
- the betC gene encoding choline-sulfatase, producing MTSSKPMNILFVMADQLAARCMPLYGHKVVKTPNLDALAENAVVFDSAYTNSPLCAPSRFCLMTGQLPGRIEAYDNASDLASDIPTLAHYVRHADYRTALAGKMHFCGADQLHGYEDRLTADIYPADYGWYCDWDNFDTRPTWYHNMGSVTQAGPVYRSNQLDFDDETVFEARRYLYDVARSQRHDDRPFFLTVSFTHPHDPYNARPEFWNMYDGVDIDPPHVTLNPEDLDPHSRRLRHVYNLDQQPVTDEDVLTARRAYYASISYVDCLVGALMRTLRETGMADNTLVIFSGDHGDMLGERGMWYKMSWYEPSARVPLFFAFPGARGQKRVSQSVSLIDILPTLRDIVGDEAVPAPASPIDGRSLMPHISGTGGHDEVIGEYCGEGALSPIIMIRRGAYKYIASQTDPDMLFDLANDPDELHDLINDPEHHKIRDAFRAELAENWDLETFRKKVIDSQKRRKLVYEALTRGRITSWDHQPTRDTSNMYMRNHKDLDDVEADARLNVPGFYKPKAAG